GCGAAAAAGGGAAGCTTGAGTCTGATCGACGTTGGACAATCCGCTACCGGAAATGCGTTTATTGAGAACGTGCAAATGCTCGAGCCGTTCGCGACATTAGCCGCTCCCAGCACCTTTGAAATAGATATCCGCCGTGAAGGCGATCTGGGATCGGACGGCAAGAGCGTGCGAATGTTTGTCGATGATACTTTGGTCGGCCAACAGGTGATTGATCTGACGACCAGCGAAGCGGCGTCGGTGCAGTTCTCGCATCGCTTTGAAAAGCAGGGGGACCACGCGATTGAGTTTCGTCTGGACGAAGATGCGTTGCCGATTGATGATCACCGTTGGATTGTTGCGTCGGCGAAGGATCAAGTCCGCGTGCTCTGCATCGCCGGCAGTCCTGGCGCCGCCAAGTTTTTACGATTCGCGCTGCGTCCCGACGATCGAGCCGAAGCGTCCATCGCCCCAGAAGTGGTCAGCCAATCGGCGCTGGTCGAAATCGATCTTGCTCCCTACGCCGCGATCTTTGTCGCGGACGCGGCTCGTTTTACGGCGCAAGAGGCCGGCGTACTGATCGAATACGCGGCGACAGGGAAGGGAGTCGCGTTTTTCCTGGGACCCGATGCCGCCGCCGAAAATTACAACCGCCTGCTCGGATCGCAAGAGCACTCTTTGTTGCCGGTCTTGTTAGAGTCGCCCAGCGCCGAAGGAGACTATCGTTTTGACCCGCGCGGTTACGAACATCCCTTGGTCGAACCGTTTCGTGGACAGCAAGGGGGCGGACTACTGTCGACTCCGGTTTGGCGGTACTTCCGCGTCCAGCGAAACGAAACTGCCCGGACGGCGCTGTGGTTCGATACCGGCGATCCGGCGATTGTGTTGGGTAACGCAGCGGCCGGCAATCAAGGAGATGCGACCGACAACGTCGCGGTGATCTGCTTGCCGGCGGCGATCTCGACGGCGACCGGATCAGGGCAGCCTTGGTCGGCGTTACCGACCTGGCCTAGCTTTCCGCCGCTCGTGCAAGAGACGCTGGCTCAGTTGGTGCGGGGAGAGAGCGATCGGCAAAACATCTTGGTCGGTCAAGTGCTGCAAGGGCGACTGACTTCTAGTTCGGCCGCCGTCACTGCGGCGATCACGACTCCTCGCGACGAAACGCAGCGTCTCGGCCGCCTGCCGGATGGAAGCTGGGCGTTTGACGAAACCGAGACGAGCGGCGTCTATCGCTTGAAAGTGAGTGATCGACCCCACGCAGACGAACTATTCGCGGCCAATTTGCAAACCGTCGAAAGCGATCTGACGAAGGTTGCCCGCGACGAACTGCCGCCGGTGTTGTTTCAGGCGAACGCGGATGACGGCGCCTATTTTGCCGCGGGAATCGCCGCTGGAGTTCCGCTGTTTCGTATCCTTCTGATCAGCGTGCTGGCGTTGTTGTTACTGGAACCGGTTCTTGCCTGGAAGTTTGGATCGGCCGCCTTATGAATAACGCTTTTGATCGCTGGGTCTATTGGTTTTTCGCAGGCGATGCTGCGCGCGAAGCGGATGGATTGCAATCGAGCATTCAGTGGATCGCTCCGTGGGCGCCTTGGGTGACGATCGCCATTTTGTTAGGAGGGGGCGTCCTCGTCGCATCGATCTATTACCGCGAACGGACAACCAAACAACCGTGGTACAAAGCGACGTTGGCGACGATGCGAATCGCACTGGTCGCGCTAATCTTGTTTATGTTGTACGGATTGTCGCTGCGGCCTTATCGAACCGACACGCCAGACTTGGTGATCGCACTCGACGACTCGCAAAGCATGTCGCATGTCGATGCGCTGTCGGGCGAAGAAGCGTCGCAAGTCGAGTCCCGACTTTCCGCCGCCGGCTATCAGGAAGCGTCACGTTGGAATCAAGGACGCACGTTGTTACTTGCGGACGATTGGTTCGGCCAGTTGCAGCCGCATTATCGCTTGAAAGGTTACTTTATCGGCGATAGCGGCCGCGCCTGGAGCGGCGACGTCGAGCAATGGACCGAGATGTTAGCGTCCGCAAACGCCGATCGTCCGGCGAGTCGATTGGGAGACAGCCTAACCGAGATCTTCCAGCAACAGCGCGGGCGACCGACGGCGGCAGTGGTGTTATTGACCGATGGAATTACGACCGAAGGAAAGTCGCTCTCCGATGCGGCGGTGGTTGCGCGGCGGCGCGGCGCTCCGTTGTATGTCGTCGGATTAGGGAGTCGCCAACGTCAGTTGAACTTGCGGATTGAAGATCTCGATGTCGAACGTGCGGCGTTTGTCGGCGATCCGCTCAGTTTCAAGTTCCGCTTGGGCGCCGCCGGCATGGCAGGCAAGACCGCCCGAGTAACGCTCCGCCTGAAAGACGATCCGAAGATTTTGGCCGAAAGAACCGTGCCTGTCGCTAGTGACGAGATGACCCGGCAGTTGGACTTGCAGTTTCGTCCGACCAAAAAAGGAGATTACTCCTTTGTCGTCTCGGTGGAAGCTGGCGACGAAGAGATCGACCTGAGCGACAACGAAGCGACCGCGCAAGTCGCGGTTCGCGATGATGCGATCAAAGTGCTGCTGGTCGATTCGCAGCCGCGATTTCAATATCGTTACTTAAAAACGTTGTTCGAGCGGCAGTTGAAACCGGCTAGTTCGAGCGGTCGTCCCGAGAATGCGTTTGACCTGACTGCGATTCTGCAAGATTCCGATATGGAATACGCCGAACAGGACGCGGTGGCGGAACGTGCTTTTCCGTCGAGCCAGGACGAGCTGTTTCAATATGATGTCATCGTGATCGGCGACGCGAACCCCGCCTTCTTAAGCCGCATCAATCTAGAACTGCTGACCAAGTTTGTGGTCGAAAAGGGAGGCGGCGTGATCTTCGTCGCCGGCGACCAGTACTTGCCTTGGCAGTATGGCGGAACGCCGTTGGCTTCGCTGTTTCCCTTTCAAATGGATGGAGCCCAGCGCCCGGCGCCGCCGCTTACCGATTCGATTCCGGTCAAGCTGACCAACCTGGGGATGTCATCGCCGCCGCTGCAGGTTGGCTCCAATACAAGCGAAACGCTGCGACGTTGGGATTCGATCGAGCAGCTGTATTGGCTGCCGGAATTTCCGACGCTCAAACCGGGCGCGCAAGTGCTGGCGACCGCGCGCGATCGATTTGACGCCAAAGGCGAACCGATTCCGCTGTTGATGCAACAGTTTGTCGGCGGCGGCAAAGTAATGTTCTTGGCGAGCGACGATCTGTGGCGCTGGGAGCACCACGATCCTTTCTGGATGCAGTCGGTTCGGTATCTGGCGCGAGCTTCGATCTTGGGAGGCGGCTGGGGCGCCGAATTAGCCGCGAGTCGAAACGAATATGAACGAGGCGAACCGGTCCGCTTACGCGTCCGATTTTTTGATGATCGCAAAGCGCCGACCAGCGACCAGGGGGTGACCGTCATGATTGAGCAAGCAGGAGGCCGGCAACGGCGCATCTCATTGGCTCGCGCATCGGGAAGCCGCGATACATTTGAAGCCGCGATCAGCGACTTGCCGGAAGGGGAGTATCGGGCTTGGATCGCCGAACCGATCATCTCAGACGCGACCGAGCAGGCGGCGACTAGCTTTCGTATCGAAGCGACCGCCGGCGAAATGGCGCGATTGGCCGCTGATTTTGGCGAACTACGCGCTGCTGCGACGGCGGCCGGCGGAAAATTTTACACTTTTTCGGACGCGACGCAGTTGTTGAAAGACTTGCCTCCAGGGCGACAAGTCCGCATCGAGACGCTCTCGCCGATTCCGGTTTGGAATTCCTGGAAACTAGCGACCCTGTTTGTCAGTCTCATTATTGGGGAATGGCTGTTACGGAAGCGCGGAGGGATGCTCTAACGGCAGTCTGCGGCGTTTTCGACTGGAAGCCGCCGCCCAAAGCCCGGTATAGTGAAGGCAAAGTTCGTTAAACCATCGATAAGACATGAAGCACCCGATCGTTACGCAAGTAGAACGCATTCGGAACCGCGCCGTACGGCTCGTTCGTTGGCGTGCGCTCTTCTGGTGCGTTGCGGCGCTGCTGGGCGTCCTTGGCGGCGTCGCGCTGCTTGACTATCTGGTCCATAGTGAAGAGCCGGGCACGCGCTATTTCTTTTCGATCGCCGCTTGGGTCAGTTGCCTGGCGGTGGCGATTTATTTTTTGCGAACCGCTTGGAGTTGGCGACCCGATTTGTTGGCGACAGCGCGGCGGATCGAAGCGTTCTTTCCTCAGTTTCGTGAGCGACTTTCGAGCTCGCTTGAGTTTCTCGAAAGCGGAACCGCAACCGGTTCGTTGGCGCTGCAGCGGAATGTGATCGCTGAAACCGAAGCGGAACTGCAAAGTTATGATCTCGACGCAGCGATCAACCGCGACCTCTACAAAAAAGGGGCGCTCGTCGCGATCGCGGCGATCGCCATCGCGTCCATTCTGGCGGTCGCGGCGCCTCGCTATGCTCGGATCGCGATGACTCGCTTGGCGGCGCCTTGGGGCGACGCGCAATGGCCGCGCGTCAATCAGTTGCAGTTCGTCCATCCGCCCAACACGGTTGCGGTGGGAGAAAGCGTTACGTTGGAGGTGATCGACGGCGGTGGAGAATTGCCAGAGGGAGTGACTTTGCAAGTCGATCGAGGGGATCGAATCGAGTCGTTGCCGATGGAATTTGATTTCGCCAAATCGCTGATGAAACGAACGTTGTCGAACGTCACTTCCGATCTGCGTTATCGCGCCTATGGAGGCGATGACGAAGCGATGCAATGGCGAACCCTCAAAGCAGTCAATCCTCCGCAGATCGTCGACATTCAAGTCACGGTCGCACCGCCTGAGTACGCCGAGTGGGAGAGCGTCGCGTCGCCGCGCGTGATCTTGGCGCTGCAAGGATCGCAAATTCATCTTCAAGGGCGCGTCGATCAACCGATCGAAAAAGCGCGACTCTACTTTGAAAGCTCCGTTGGTCGACGCACGATTCCGCTGGCGGTAGGCGGGGATCATCTGTCGTTGGCGAGTGATCCCGCCGAACCTTTCGAGCTGACCGCGTCCGGCGTTTATTGGCTGGAAGTCGAAACCGCCAGCGGATTGGTTCGGACCGAAAGAGATCGATTTCAAGCGCGGGCCGTGCCAGACAAGCCGCCAGAGTTGGTATGGCGAAGACCCGCAGAAAACATCTTTGTGACGCCGACCGCTACGATCGACATTGCCGCCGAAGTCTCTGATGATCTGGGGCTCCAGCGGGTGCTGTTGCGATTTATGAATTTGCGTGCGACCGACGCTGGCGCAGCCGAAATTCCAATGTGGCAGGCGCCTGAGGATGCGCCGCGAGCGGCATCGCTCGAGTCAATCAGCGCCAATCCCTTGCCGCCTGTATTGCTGCAGCATGATTGGCCGTTGGCTCAACTGGAAGGACTTCAGCCGGGCGATGTTCTGGAAGCGACGCTGGTCGCCTACGATCGGAAACCGCAAGAAGGCGTGAGCCTGCCGCGTCGCATTTCGATCGTCACGCCGGAACAGATGGAAGAACGCATCGTCGCGATGCAGCGTCGGTTGATCACGCAACTGGGCGAAGCGACTCAGGCGCAAGCGGAAGCGCGCAGCGAAACGTCGGCGGTCGAAATCGCCGCCGCCGAAGGGAAACCGCTGGGCCCGCAAGATCGCTCGCGTCTGCAAAACGCCGAGTTGCGTCAGCGGCGCGTCCGTCGCGAAATCTCGGATCCCAAGTCGGGCGTCACCGCCCAGATCGAGAAGATCGAGCGAGAAATCGAGCAAAACGGAATCGACGACACCGATACCCAGCAACAACTCGCGGCGCTCAAAGAGCGAACCGAACAATTGGCCGGCCGAGAATTGGCGAGTATCGAAAATACGCTGGGAGAAGCGAAACGAGACATCGAACTGAAAGAGAACTCCTCGCCAGCAGAACGTGCCGCCCAAGCAGCCGAGATGCGCAGCAAGCTATCGGAAACGGTGGAGAAACAGCGTGACGCCGAGCGCCAGCTAGAAGAGATGATCGCCGGGCTCTCGCAATGGGACACCTACCGACGCTTCGCACTCGACTTGCGGGGGCTGCGTGAACGTCAACAAGACTTACAAGAGCGAACGCAAGCCGAACAAGCGGCGACGATTGGCAAAACGCCCGAGTCGCTGGATCCGGCTGAACGTTCCGAGCGAAAAAGGTTGGCGACCGACCAAGCCGACCTGGCGAATCAGTTGGATCGAATTCAATCGCGCATGCGGGAGATGGAGCAGCAGCTCGCTGCTAGTGAACCCGCGGCGGCCGAAACGTTAAAAGACGCGATCCAACAGCAGCGGCAAGAAGCGATTTCGCAAAAAATGCGCTCCGCAGGCGCCCAGCTGGCGCAAAATCAACTCGGCGAAGCTGCGACCTCCCAATCGGAAGTCGATCAACAATTGGGCGAGATGCTCGACATCTTGAATAATCGGCGCGAAAACCGCTTAAAGCAACTCTCGGAAAAATTGAAAGAGGCGGAACAAGAGCTGCGAGAATTGACGACCAAGCAAAAAGGGCTAGAAGACAAACTGAAGCAAGCGGCCAAGAACCCTGACGCTGGACAACGTGGCCGACAACTGGAGAAGCTGGCGGCGGAAGCCGCGAACCTGCAAGCCGAAGCGGAACGACTCGCGCGGAAGCTTGAGCGACTGCGAGCCGAGAAAGCGGCCGACTCGGTGCGAGATGCGGCGCAAAAGCTGCAAAAAGCGGCGGAGCAAGCGAACAATGACGATGCTGCCGCCGCGCTGGAAGAGCAGGATCAGGCGCAACGCGATCTCGAACAAGCGCAGCAAGAGTTAGCCGACAAACAAAAGCAAGTCGAGAAAGACCTCGCAGAAGAACAATCGCAACGTTTACGACAGTCGATCGAGTCGATGGTGACCCAGCAGAAAACGGTGGTCCGCGAGATCGAACGGCTCCGCGAAATCGTTGGCGAGCGCACTCTGACCGAAGCCCAAATCCAATCGATCCGGTTGGTCTCGCAGTTGCAAAAAGGGTTGATGGGAGAAACCGCAGATTTTGCGCGTTCGATTTCTAAAGCGGCGGTATTCCATCTGTCGTTGACGACGGCGGCTGATTTGATGCGGGAAACGGCTCGCGGTTTGGATGCTCGCGATTTGTCCGACGCGACGCAGCGAACCGCGGATCAATCTGCGATGCGGCTCGAACAATTGCTTGCGGCGCTCGACGAAAGCGATGCGGAAGGGAAACAGCCGCAAGAAGGGGATCAGGGGCAACAACCGGGCCAACAGCAAGGCGAGCAACCAGGGGGCAACCAAGATGGGATTAGTCAGATCGCCCAACTCAAGCTGTTAAAACTGATGCAGCAAGGGCTGAACGACCTGACCACGCAGGCGGCCGCTCGGTTGCAAAAAGAATCTCCCCCCTCTGTCGAACTGGAAATAGAATTGGCTCGCTTGGCGAAAGAGCAAGGCGAACTGGCTGAATTGGCGTTAGAATTAACAGAGCCTGCCAAGGAAGATATCTTTCAGATCGACGATGTAGAGAAAGAGTCGGCTGGCGAACCCGCGATCGATCCGAACGCCGAGGTAGAGAAACAGTGATCCGAATCTTCACGATACTCACCGCTTGCACGCTTTTCGCCATCGCTATGCCGCTGGTCGCGGATGATGCGACGGATCAAGCGACCCTCGATCAACAGTTGTTGGAAGGACTCGGCGAAGATTTGTTCGACGGTCTGGAAATTCCCGACGCGCTGCCGCCAAAGTCAGGTGACCCTGCTATCACCGGCGAAAAAGATACGACCAGACCCACCGAAGGAGGATCTGTGCCCGATGTTGTGGGCCAACCTGATGGCGAAGATCTGGGCTTAGGCCCCGAGAATCCGCTCGTCAACATCGGGCGACAGATGCAAACGGTGCAAGATCGCATTGGGCAAGGTCAGGCCGAAGACAATACGCTCGCGTTGCAGCGTTCGATCATCGAGCAGTTGAACGATTTGATCGATCAAGCCAACCAGCAGCAACAGCAGCAGCAAAGCCAACAACAAAATCAGCAACAGCAACAGCAACAAAACCAACAACAGCAGCAGTCGCAACAGCAAGGTCAGCAGCAGCCGCAAAATGGGGGTTCGCAACCGCAGCCGCAAGAGGGCGAAGGCGAAGAGCAGATGTCGCAGCAGCAGCGTGAAAATGAGCAAGCCAACGACAGTAGCGACCAGGTGCAAGATCGTGAATACCAACTGTTGCCGCTCGAAGCGCGCGGCGCGTTGATCAAAGAAGTCTGGGGACAATTGCCTGAACGCGTTCGACAACAATTGCAGAATGCGTCGGTCGAGAAATTCCTGCCAAAATACGAACGCCTGACGGAAGAATATTTCCGTCGTCTGGCGGAACAGGAGCAAGAAGGTCGATGAGCCGCAGCTTCTCGAACCGCCATTTGGCCGTCGATCCTAGGGAGAGGTCATGACGAGATCCAGCCGACGACAGTTTCTAACAGCGCTGGCCGCCGCGCCGCTCGCGGTAAGTGCGCGGCGTTGTCTTGCGCAGGTCGAGCCGGAGTTGTCGCGCTCGGCGGAGATGGTCACGCCGGAAGCCCGCGCCGCGATTGACGCTGGTTTGCGTTATCTAGCCGATCGCCAGATCAAAGATGGTCGTGCTCGCGGCGCCTATGGATTTGACGGATATCGAGCCAACACGGCGGTTGTCGCGTTGTCGGGGATGGCCTTTATGTCGCATGGCAGTTCGCCGGGACGGGGGCCGTACGGACAAAATATTGACTACTGCATCGAGTACATTCTCGCGAATTCGCAAGAGGGCGGCTTTATTGCGATCCCCGGCGCTGCGACGCATGGTCCGATGTATGGTCATGGTTTCGCGACGCTGTTTTTGGCCGAAGTTTACGGCATGTCGTCCGACTCGACGGTGCGCGAGAAGCTGGTCGATGCGATCAAGTTGATCGTCGATACGCAAAACATCGAAGGCGGCTGGCGGTATGAACCGGTCCGGCAGGACGCCGACATCTCGGTCACCGTTTGTCAGATGATGGCCCTGCGCGCCGCTCGCAACGCAGGCATTTATGTGCCGAATGAAACGGTCGATCGTTGCGTCGACTATGTGAAACGGAGTCAAAATCCGGACGGCGGATTCATGTACATGCTGCAAAGCGGGGGGCCTAGCGCGTTTCCCCGGTCGGCCGCCGGAGTCGTCGCGATGAACAGCGCCGGCATCTATTCGGGGGAAGAAGTCGATCGCGGCATGCAGTATTTGGTGGAAAATCTCCAGAACCCGCGTGAGATCCGCAGCAACAGCCACTTCTTCTACGGGCAATATTACGCTTCCCAGGCGTTTTGGCATGCAGGCGACGCGCTGTGGCGCCAGTACTACCCCGTCGTGCGCGAGTATCTGCTCAGTCGGCAGACCGCTGGCGGATATTGGCCTGACTTTATTTGTCCTGAATATGG
The nucleotide sequence above comes from Blastopirellula sp. J2-11. Encoded proteins:
- a CDS encoding prenyltransferase/squalene oxidase repeat-containing protein codes for the protein MTRSSRRQFLTALAAAPLAVSARRCLAQVEPELSRSAEMVTPEARAAIDAGLRYLADRQIKDGRARGAYGFDGYRANTAVVALSGMAFMSHGSSPGRGPYGQNIDYCIEYILANSQEGGFIAIPGAATHGPMYGHGFATLFLAEVYGMSSDSTVREKLVDAIKLIVDTQNIEGGWRYEPVRQDADISVTVCQMMALRAARNAGIYVPNETVDRCVDYVKRSQNPDGGFMYMLQSGGPSAFPRSAAGVVAMNSAGIYSGEEVDRGMQYLVENLQNPREIRSNSHFFYGQYYASQAFWHAGDALWRQYYPVVREYLLSRQTAGGYWPDFICPEYGTAMACIVLQMPNNYLPIFQR
- a CDS encoding VWA domain-containing protein, giving the protein MSLLAVSPFLLSSVGMLAWGAAAAAPILIHLWNRRRHRNTTWAAMQYLIAAMKKNSRRIQIEQLLLLILRCAIMLLFALALADISCTSGSPLASSASLDARHTVLVIDGSYSMDYHENGSSRFNTAKAEARHIVEATSQGDGYTLVRMGQPPLVVIGDPAYDVGDVLQEIDALQIAHEGANLETTLAEVEKILDSAHANHPRLTRSRVILFSDLQKTTWEGATSGGAAARFEALAKKGSLSLIDVGQSATGNAFIENVQMLEPFATLAAPSTFEIDIRREGDLGSDGKSVRMFVDDTLVGQQVIDLTTSEAASVQFSHRFEKQGDHAIEFRLDEDALPIDDHRWIVASAKDQVRVLCIAGSPGAAKFLRFALRPDDRAEASIAPEVVSQSALVEIDLAPYAAIFVADAARFTAQEAGVLIEYAATGKGVAFFLGPDAAAENYNRLLGSQEHSLLPVLLESPSAEGDYRFDPRGYEHPLVEPFRGQQGGGLLSTPVWRYFRVQRNETARTALWFDTGDPAIVLGNAAAGNQGDATDNVAVICLPAAISTATGSGQPWSALPTWPSFPPLVQETLAQLVRGESDRQNILVGQVLQGRLTSSSAAVTAAITTPRDETQRLGRLPDGSWAFDETETSGVYRLKVSDRPHADELFAANLQTVESDLTKVARDELPPVLFQANADDGAYFAAGIAAGVPLFRILLISVLALLLLEPVLAWKFGSAAL